The Corynebacterium camporealensis genome contains a region encoding:
- a CDS encoding LLM class flavin-dependent oxidoreductase: MNSIKDNNVVLHWFLPTYGDSRGIMSGGHGSGQHRGEREVTFDYLVQLAKAAEHNGFESVLTPTGQWCEDAWLSTAALIGATSRLKFLVALRPGLISPTIIAQLIKTFQDLSGGRLAVNVVVGGEDHEQRSYGDHTTKEERYRRSDEVLQVVDHLLRNPEPIDFAGDHINVEGAALRGQPEVVPSVYFGGSSPVGIEVASRRSDVYLTWGEPVEPAKEKIEKVKAAAEKEGRELEYGIRLHVIARETPELAWAEAQRLIDALDPNTVRSIQEGLARSQSEGQRRMTDLHNQGAGFSKGVDAHEFEIAPNLWAGVGLVRGGAGTALVGSYEEVAQRITDYREAGFKHFILSGYPHLEEAFEVGEGVVPQLQKLGIEVKNHEETKKSSTGTTPFVASR; encoded by the coding sequence ATGAACAGCATCAAAGACAACAACGTCGTCCTGCATTGGTTCCTGCCCACCTATGGTGATTCCCGTGGCATTATGTCGGGCGGTCACGGTTCCGGCCAGCACCGGGGCGAGCGCGAAGTCACCTTCGATTACCTCGTCCAACTCGCCAAAGCCGCTGAACACAATGGCTTCGAATCCGTCCTTACCCCAACCGGCCAGTGGTGCGAGGACGCCTGGCTGTCCACCGCTGCGCTCATCGGTGCAACTTCCCGCCTGAAGTTCCTCGTCGCCCTGCGACCAGGCCTGATTAGTCCGACCATCATTGCCCAGCTGATTAAGACCTTCCAGGATCTTTCCGGCGGACGCCTGGCCGTCAACGTGGTGGTCGGCGGTGAGGATCACGAACAGCGCTCCTACGGTGACCACACCACCAAAGAAGAACGCTACCGTCGCTCCGATGAGGTTCTGCAGGTCGTTGACCACCTGTTGCGCAACCCTGAACCCATCGATTTCGCCGGCGATCACATCAATGTTGAAGGCGCTGCCTTACGCGGCCAGCCCGAGGTCGTCCCATCCGTCTACTTCGGCGGTTCTTCACCCGTCGGCATTGAGGTCGCCTCCCGCCGCAGCGATGTCTACCTGACCTGGGGCGAACCCGTTGAACCAGCCAAGGAAAAGATTGAGAAGGTTAAAGCAGCCGCCGAGAAGGAAGGCCGCGAACTCGAGTACGGCATCCGCCTCCACGTCATCGCCCGCGAGACCCCGGAGCTGGCCTGGGCAGAAGCACAAAGGCTTATCGATGCCCTCGACCCCAACACCGTCCGCAGTATCCAAGAAGGCCTGGCTCGTTCCCAATCTGAAGGTCAGCGTCGCATGACCGATCTCCACAATCAGGGTGCCGGTTTCAGCAAGGGCGTCGACGCCCACGAATTCGAAATCGCACCCAACCTGTGGGCCGGCGTCGGCCTCGTCCGCGGTGGTGCCGGTACCGCACTCGTTGGCTCTTATGAAGAAGTCGCCCAACGCATCACCGACTACCGCGAGGCTGGATTTAAGCACTTCATCCTGTCCGGATACCCACACCTCGAGGAGGCCTTCGAAGTCGGCGAAGGCGTCGTTCCACAACTACAGAAGCTCGGAATCGAGGTGAAAAACCACGAAGAGACAAAGAAGAGCTCTACGGGCACCACTCCCTTCGTGGCAAGCCGATGA
- a CDS encoding acyl-CoA dehydrogenase family protein — MSNLVHIAQQLANTVEKTAVVKDSAGHHLTEEVEKLKKSGILAAVVLQRLGGPETQPTDIAEIFRLLGTADGSFAQIPQSHFVFSRWLFSGEKPDEEDKWAQRLIGGALIANAQAELGEPTILHKDGEHFLLKGEKRFCTGSIHADYLAITARKPGDDNQTLGIFLPVDSPGIEIIDDWDGLGQKLSGSGTVRLNDVECTNSDIYTFDAALQLPTYGSFAQLLHLGIDVGILDAALNDAFSHLNSRTWPQPGHDNPSDTLTYHLAGELQAQRFAANASLEKAAAAVEAAWNDEASNEDAALAVAAAKTVVSSASVDIASRAYELLGTVVATGSDPFVRYWKNLRTHTLHERRRDKLAAVGRAVVTGQPPQLSTKF, encoded by the coding sequence ATGAGCAACCTCGTCCACATCGCGCAGCAGCTAGCTAACACCGTCGAAAAAACTGCCGTTGTTAAAGATAGTGCTGGTCACCACCTCACTGAGGAAGTAGAAAAGCTTAAAAAATCCGGCATTCTCGCTGCCGTAGTGCTGCAACGACTCGGCGGTCCCGAGACCCAGCCCACCGACATTGCAGAGATTTTCCGCCTGCTCGGCACCGCCGATGGTTCCTTCGCGCAGATTCCCCAGAGCCACTTCGTGTTCAGCCGCTGGCTTTTTAGCGGCGAGAAACCCGACGAAGAGGACAAGTGGGCACAACGCCTTATAGGTGGTGCGCTGATTGCCAACGCACAAGCCGAACTCGGCGAGCCCACCATTCTCCACAAAGACGGTGAACACTTTCTTCTCAAAGGCGAAAAGCGCTTCTGTACTGGGTCGATTCATGCCGACTACCTGGCAATCACTGCAAGAAAACCAGGCGACGACAACCAAACCTTGGGCATCTTTCTGCCAGTAGATTCGCCCGGTATCGAGATCATCGACGACTGGGATGGCCTCGGCCAGAAACTGAGCGGTTCCGGCACGGTGCGCCTCAACGATGTCGAGTGCACCAACTCGGACATCTACACCTTCGATGCCGCACTCCAACTGCCCACCTATGGTTCCTTCGCGCAGCTTCTGCACTTAGGCATCGACGTCGGAATTCTCGATGCAGCGCTTAACGATGCCTTCAGCCACCTCAACTCCCGCACCTGGCCCCAACCCGGTCACGACAATCCCAGCGACACCCTGACTTATCACCTCGCCGGGGAGCTGCAAGCCCAGCGCTTTGCAGCCAATGCGTCGTTAGAGAAAGCCGCCGCAGCAGTTGAGGCAGCGTGGAACGATGAAGCCTCCAACGAAGACGCTGCCCTCGCGGTTGCTGCAGCAAAAACGGTGGTCAGCAGTGCGAGTGTGGACATCGCCAGCCGCGCTTACGAACTACTCGGGACTGTTGTTGCAACCGGCAGCGATCCCTTCGTTCGCTACTGGAAGAACCTGCGCACGCATACTCTCCACGAGCGCCGCCGGGACAAGCTTGCCGCTGTCGGTCGAGCGGTCGTGACTGGTCAGCCACCTCAATTGAGCACCAAGTTCTAG
- a CDS encoding ROK family transcriptional regulator — translation MTTVTQHHTTTTPLRFSLPATPLTRVLHQIRTGAPISRGGIRKSLGYSQPSVTRQVNALIDADWVEQLPAPVRDSVSAGRPSKDLELNARHVVVWGVHIGARNSVLVICDGAGRILREESLDVAVHRSTPQDFLDYIAGRMQALSQGLPTPHSVGVAFSEPIGDDGLLSSDVYRWQEVPAAHLLSDALGHPVSFSTGVAAMAATEMLSHPLNTETAGPALDSTMNIYGREVVTHAWMFNGAVHRPHSGKPDFDFAGLLDSDSKLLAAASEHDHAHALSNSTVLYAAKQLGIEAESFRELIARSGSEPQVRDLLSERASALSAAIRLAVDLVDPVSVVFAGEAFTDDPASIKEIVGQLRSHSSHPKLRIQRAGNRVLHNAARMSALYPLWNNPLA, via the coding sequence ATGACCACCGTCACACAGCACCACACCACCACGACCCCGTTGCGTTTTAGCCTGCCTGCAACGCCATTGACAAGGGTGTTGCACCAGATTCGTACTGGTGCGCCGATTAGTCGAGGTGGCATTCGTAAGTCGTTGGGCTACTCGCAGCCGAGTGTGACCCGGCAGGTCAATGCGCTTATCGATGCCGACTGGGTCGAACAACTCCCTGCCCCGGTGCGCGATAGTGTCAGCGCTGGTCGTCCCAGCAAGGACTTAGAACTCAATGCTCGCCACGTCGTGGTGTGGGGCGTGCATATTGGCGCGCGCAATTCGGTGCTGGTCATTTGTGATGGTGCTGGTCGTATCCTGCGCGAGGAGAGCCTCGACGTCGCGGTGCATCGCTCCACACCGCAAGACTTTCTCGATTACATCGCAGGTCGTATGCAGGCCCTTAGCCAGGGTCTGCCCACACCTCACAGCGTTGGCGTGGCTTTCTCCGAGCCCATTGGGGATGATGGTCTGCTCAGCTCTGACGTATACCGCTGGCAGGAAGTTCCGGCAGCGCACTTGCTTAGCGATGCCCTCGGCCACCCCGTATCCTTCTCCACCGGTGTAGCTGCCATGGCAGCTACTGAAATGCTCTCGCATCCACTAAATACTGAAACTGCAGGTCCTGCCCTGGATTCCACGATGAACATCTATGGCCGCGAAGTAGTCACACATGCGTGGATGTTCAATGGTGCTGTTCATCGCCCGCACAGCGGTAAGCCGGATTTCGACTTCGCCGGTTTGCTGGATTCAGACTCCAAGCTTCTGGCAGCAGCATCCGAACACGACCATGCCCATGCGCTGAGCAATTCGACGGTGCTTTATGCCGCAAAGCAGCTAGGTATTGAGGCAGAAAGCTTCCGTGAGCTCATCGCTCGCAGTGGAAGCGAGCCGCAGGTTCGCGATCTTCTGTCTGAAAGGGCCTCTGCCCTTTCTGCCGCTATTCGTTTGGCCGTTGACCTCGTTGATCCAGTCTCCGTGGTCTTTGCTGGTGAAGCGTTCACCGATGACCCAGCCTCCATCAAAGAGATCGTCGGTCAGCTGCGCTCGCATAGCTCGCATCCGAAGCTGCGCATTCAGCGTGCCGGTAATCGGGTACTCCACAACGCTGCACGCATGAGCGCACTGTATCCATTGTGGAATAACCCGTTGGCTTAA
- a CDS encoding flavin reductase family protein, with amino-acid sequence MPTQTKTLDTLQLRSILAHAPTPSTAVSAVVDDQPVGMAVGSFVGLSLEPPLVGVSIQKTSSTWSLLRTANQIGISVLTENHAPVVRQLAGPKDKRFANIGWRKNGEAVLLEDSAAHLTTQLIDEIDTGDHILALLEVKEAEEFIAGLPLVFHGSQITSVRG; translated from the coding sequence ATGCCTACTCAGACGAAGACTCTCGATACGTTGCAGTTGCGCTCGATTTTGGCGCATGCGCCGACTCCGTCGACGGCGGTGTCTGCGGTTGTCGATGATCAGCCAGTTGGCATGGCAGTCGGTTCCTTCGTGGGCTTAAGCTTGGAGCCGCCGCTGGTGGGCGTGAGCATCCAAAAGACCTCGTCAACCTGGTCGCTGCTGCGCACTGCGAATCAGATTGGTATTTCGGTGCTGACGGAGAATCACGCGCCGGTGGTGCGGCAGCTGGCTGGTCCGAAGGATAAGCGCTTTGCCAATATTGGTTGGCGCAAGAATGGGGAAGCGGTGCTGCTGGAAGATTCCGCGGCGCACCTGACCACGCAGCTTATTGATGAAATCGATACCGGCGACCACATCTTGGCGCTGTTGGAAGTAAAGGAAGCCGAGGAATTCATTGCGGGTCTACCGCTGGTCTTCCACGGCTCCCAAATTACGAGCGTGCGAGGCTAG
- a CDS encoding nitroreductase, with protein MSSNTYSEFIRSRFSPRAFLPDPVPAEVIKQVLIDAQSAPSNSNTQPWIVHLFGGDEVTKLSEALLKQFDSKGPTPDFTTDYGDGVHKKRSQELGAKMYGMLGVERDDKEGRIEFIRENLRFFGAPNAAMLFIPALGDRMRAAFDQGTFVENFLLSLRAHGYDGIPQGMPSLVAPAVREHLGLSDDYQMVTGIAFGKADKDDHMYKVGPGRAPLSEMVTVHGIDDLDLD; from the coding sequence ATGTCTTCTAATACCTATTCCGAATTCATCCGCAGCCGCTTTTCCCCTCGCGCTTTCCTGCCGGATCCGGTTCCGGCAGAAGTCATCAAGCAAGTGCTTATCGATGCCCAATCGGCACCGTCGAACTCCAACACCCAGCCGTGGATTGTGCACTTGTTTGGCGGGGATGAAGTCACCAAGCTCAGCGAGGCCCTTCTGAAGCAATTCGACAGCAAGGGCCCTACCCCGGATTTCACCACCGATTACGGCGACGGTGTCCACAAGAAGCGCTCGCAGGAACTGGGCGCCAAGATGTACGGCATGCTTGGTGTTGAGCGCGACGACAAGGAAGGTCGCATCGAATTCATTCGCGAGAACCTGCGCTTCTTCGGCGCTCCTAACGCCGCCATGCTCTTTATCCCTGCACTCGGTGACCGCATGCGCGCCGCCTTTGACCAGGGCACTTTTGTCGAAAACTTCCTTCTTTCCCTGCGTGCACATGGCTACGATGGCATCCCGCAGGGTATGCCTTCCCTGGTCGCCCCGGCAGTGCGTGAGCACTTAGGGCTTAGCGATGACTACCAGATGGTCACCGGCATCGCCTTCGGCAAGGCCGACAAGGATGACCACATGTACAAGGTCGGACCAGGCCGTGCACCGCTTTCTGAGATGGTCACTGTCCACGGCATCGACGACCTCGATCTCGACTAG
- a CDS encoding DUF6918 family protein, with protein MSNLSQLLESGTRPQVVEDLTNFAEKSIAEQSGIAGMALKGAVATAKKVKSDVVAKAVNALLPDVLNEMEPHWQEFDSSRSDDFGAFLSTRSKDVTDSILNVADRKADEVNNNTLTKTYKSLRSKAAKILEPKIPELANILQRHM; from the coding sequence ATGTCTAACCTGTCCCAACTGCTGGAATCCGGTACCCGCCCCCAGGTCGTTGAAGACCTGACCAACTTCGCGGAAAAGAGCATCGCTGAGCAATCCGGCATCGCCGGCATGGCGCTTAAAGGTGCCGTTGCCACCGCCAAGAAGGTGAAGTCGGATGTCGTCGCCAAGGCAGTCAACGCCCTGCTTCCGGACGTCCTCAACGAGATGGAACCGCACTGGCAAGAATTTGATTCTTCCCGCTCCGACGACTTCGGCGCGTTCCTATCCACCCGTTCCAAGGACGTCACCGATTCCATTCTCAACGTCGCAGATCGCAAGGCTGACGAGGTCAACAACAATACTTTGACCAAGACGTATAAGTCTCTGCGTAGCAAAGCCGCGAAGATTCTAGAACCGAAAATTCCGGAGCTCGCGAACATCTTGCAGCGACATATGTAG
- the gyrA gene encoding DNA gyrase subunit A gives MSDHNDDQVDRIFPIDINEEMESSYIDYAMSVIVGRALPDVRDGLKPVHRRILYAMFDSGYRPERGYVKSARPVSDTMGQFHPHGDSAIYDTLVRLAQSWNMRYPLVDGQGNFGSRGNDGPAAMRYTECRMTPLAMEMVRDIRENTVDFSPNYDGKTQEPDILPSRVPNLLMNGSGGIAVGMATNIPPHNLNELAEAIYWLLDNTEASDEEALEACMERVKGPDFPTAGLIVGDQGIKDAYTTGRGSIRMRGVTSIEESGSRQTIVITELPYQVNPDNMISNIAESVANGKIAGISKIEDESSDRVGMRIVVTLKRDAVARVVLNNLYKHSQLQTSFGANMLSIVDGVPRTLRLDQMLRYYVAHQIEVIVRRTQYRLDEAEKRAHILRGLVKALDMLDEVIALIRRSPTVDEAREGLKDLLDVDNDQADAILAMQLRRLAALERQKIVDELEEIEREIADLKDILARPERQRQIVHDELAEIVDKYGDERRTQIVAASGDVSDEDLIARENVVVTITATGYAKRTKVDAYKAQKRGGKGVRGAELKQDDIVKNFFICSTHDWILFFTNFGRVYRLKAFELPEAGRAARGQHVANLLEFQPEEKIAQVIQIQSYEDAPYLVLATRNGRVKKSRLTDYESARSAGLIAINLNEGDSLIGACLVDEGDDILLTSEQGQAIRFTADDDQLRPMGRATAGVKGMRFRDDDQLLSMSVVHDGEFLLVATSGGYGKRTAIEEYSPQGRGGLGVMTFKYTPKRGKLIGAIAVDETDEIFAITSAGGVIRTEVGQIRPSSRATMGVRLVNLSDDVELLAIDRNVEDDGEEEAQAVAKGEKTLDDVKQEQLKATDGAKDEE, from the coding sequence ATGAGTGACCACAACGACGATCAAGTCGATCGGATTTTTCCCATTGATATCAATGAGGAGATGGAGTCGAGCTACATCGACTACGCCATGTCCGTCATTGTGGGCCGCGCGCTGCCGGATGTGCGCGATGGCCTAAAGCCCGTTCACCGTCGCATTCTCTATGCGATGTTTGACTCTGGGTACCGTCCGGAGCGCGGTTATGTGAAGTCCGCGCGTCCGGTCTCGGACACCATGGGTCAGTTCCACCCGCACGGCGACTCCGCTATTTATGACACCCTGGTGCGCTTGGCTCAGTCCTGGAACATGCGCTACCCGCTTGTCGATGGCCAAGGTAACTTCGGCTCCCGCGGCAACGACGGCCCCGCAGCAATGCGTTATACCGAGTGCCGCATGACGCCACTGGCCATGGAGATGGTCCGTGACATCCGTGAAAACACGGTGGACTTCTCCCCGAACTACGACGGTAAGACCCAAGAGCCGGATATTCTGCCGTCGCGTGTGCCGAACCTGTTGATGAATGGTTCCGGCGGTATTGCCGTTGGTATGGCCACCAACATCCCACCGCACAACTTGAATGAGCTGGCAGAGGCCATTTACTGGCTGCTGGATAATACTGAGGCTTCCGATGAAGAAGCACTCGAAGCTTGCATGGAACGCGTGAAGGGCCCGGATTTCCCGACTGCCGGCCTTATCGTCGGTGACCAGGGCATCAAGGATGCCTACACCACTGGCCGTGGTTCCATCCGCATGCGCGGTGTGACCTCCATTGAGGAGTCCGGCTCCCGTCAGACCATCGTTATTACGGAGCTGCCGTACCAGGTCAACCCGGACAACATGATCTCCAACATCGCGGAGTCCGTGGCCAACGGCAAGATCGCTGGTATTTCCAAGATTGAGGATGAGTCCTCTGACCGCGTCGGCATGCGCATCGTGGTCACTTTGAAGCGCGACGCGGTTGCTCGCGTGGTGCTCAACAACCTCTACAAGCACTCCCAGCTGCAGACTTCCTTTGGTGCGAACATGCTCTCCATTGTCGATGGTGTGCCGCGCACTCTGCGTCTGGACCAGATGCTGCGCTACTACGTGGCGCACCAGATCGAGGTCATCGTCCGCCGTACCCAGTACCGCCTGGATGAGGCCGAGAAGCGCGCACACATCCTGCGCGGCCTGGTCAAGGCTCTGGATATGCTCGACGAGGTCATCGCGCTGATCCGTCGTTCCCCAACGGTCGACGAGGCCCGCGAAGGCCTGAAGGACCTGCTGGATGTCGACAACGACCAGGCAGATGCCATCCTGGCTATGCAGCTGCGCCGTCTGGCAGCCCTGGAGCGCCAGAAGATCGTCGACGAGTTGGAAGAAATCGAGCGCGAAATCGCTGACCTGAAGGACATCCTGGCCCGCCCGGAGCGCCAGCGTCAGATTGTGCACGATGAGTTGGCTGAGATCGTCGACAAGTATGGCGACGAGCGCCGCACCCAGATTGTTGCCGCTTCTGGCGACGTCAGCGACGAAGACCTCATTGCCCGCGAAAACGTCGTGGTCACCATCACCGCCACCGGCTACGCCAAGCGCACCAAGGTCGATGCCTACAAGGCCCAGAAGCGCGGCGGCAAGGGCGTGCGTGGCGCGGAGTTGAAGCAAGATGACATAGTCAAGAACTTCTTTATCTGCTCCACTCACGACTGGATTTTGTTCTTCACCAACTTCGGTCGCGTCTACCGCCTTAAGGCCTTTGAATTGCCTGAGGCAGGTCGCGCCGCCCGTGGCCAGCACGTGGCTAACCTGCTGGAGTTCCAGCCGGAAGAAAAGATTGCTCAGGTCATCCAGATTCAGTCCTACGAGGACGCGCCATATCTGGTCCTGGCCACCCGCAATGGTCGCGTGAAGAAGTCCCGCCTGACCGACTACGAGTCCGCTCGTTCTGCCGGCCTAATTGCTATAAACCTCAACGAGGGCGATTCGCTCATCGGTGCCTGCCTGGTCGACGAAGGCGACGACATCCTTCTCACCTCTGAGCAGGGCCAAGCCATCCGCTTTACTGCTGACGATGACCAGCTGCGCCCGATGGGCCGTGCCACCGCCGGTGTGAAGGGCATGCGCTTCCGCGACGACGACCAGCTGCTGTCGATGTCCGTGGTCCACGACGGTGAGTTCTTGCTCGTGGCTACCTCGGGCGGCTACGGCAAGCGCACCGCCATCGAGGAGTACTCCCCGCAGGGCCGCGGTGGCCTGGGTGTCATGACCTTCAAGTACACCCCGAAGCGCGGCAAGCTCATCGGTGCGATTGCTGTCGACGAAACCGACGAAATCTTCGCCATCACCTCCGCCGGCGGTGTTATCCGCACCGAGGTCGGCCAGATCCGTCCGTCCTCCCGCGCCACCATGGGCGTGCGCCTGGTCAACCTCTCCGATGACGTGGAGCTGCTGGCCATCGACCGCAACGTCGAAGATGACGGCGAAGAGGAAGCTCAGGCAGTCGCCAAGGGTGAAAAGACCTTGGATGACGTCAAGCAGGAGCAACTCAAGGCCACCGACGGCGCCAAGGATGAGGAGTAA
- a CDS encoding DUF3566 domain-containing protein, which translates to MARREQQLARISPLSAFRLGLAMSLVGLVAWILAVCLLYFGLAQVGIWESLNSLVSGVGGAFELSFGVVLSVSALIGAIVAVLQTLLAPLLAVIYNSIVDVFGGLIIHLEEAE; encoded by the coding sequence ATGGCACGACGCGAGCAACAACTAGCGCGCATCTCGCCGCTGTCCGCTTTCCGCTTAGGCCTAGCGATGTCCCTCGTCGGACTCGTCGCCTGGATCCTCGCCGTGTGCCTGTTGTACTTCGGTCTGGCTCAGGTGGGCATCTGGGAGTCACTTAACTCGCTCGTCTCAGGCGTGGGCGGTGCCTTCGAGTTGTCCTTCGGCGTAGTGCTGTCCGTCAGCGCCTTGATCGGTGCGATCGTGGCTGTGTTGCAGACCTTGCTCGCGCCTTTGTTGGCGGTCATTTATAACTCGATCGTCGACGTGTTTGGTGGGTTGATTATCCACCTCGAAGAGGCCGAGTAA
- a CDS encoding antitoxin VbhA family protein — protein sequence MADQAERRRHVREAIHNIEMEGLTVPAASKEDAELYVAGAIESDELIERVRVRYGLQD from the coding sequence GTGGCTGATCAAGCAGAACGACGCCGACATGTCCGCGAAGCTATCCACAACATTGAAATGGAAGGCCTCACCGTACCTGCTGCCTCTAAGGAAGATGCTGAACTCTACGTTGCGGGAGCCATTGAGTCGGACGAACTCATAGAACGGGTACGCGTCCGTTACGGGCTGCAGGACTAG
- a CDS encoding MarR family winged helix-turn-helix transcriptional regulator: protein MSEKQVWLDPEELESFMSLMSVTIRLTNILDAQLREDSGLSFFEYTVLSRLSEAEDWRMRMRDLAVTSNGSLSRLSQVVSRLEKHGWVTRTPDPTDGRTTLAQLTDAGWDKVVETAPGHAAQARRTVMDNLSREQVRQLTEIDNEIIKAIETDERFGGRY, encoded by the coding sequence ATGAGCGAGAAGCAAGTATGGCTCGATCCAGAAGAGCTTGAGTCTTTTATGTCCTTGATGAGTGTGACGATTCGTCTCACGAACATCTTGGATGCGCAGCTGCGCGAGGATTCCGGTTTGAGCTTTTTCGAGTACACGGTGCTCTCCCGTCTGTCTGAGGCGGAAGATTGGCGCATGCGCATGCGTGATTTGGCGGTCACCTCGAATGGTTCGCTGTCGCGACTCAGTCAGGTGGTCTCGCGCCTGGAAAAGCACGGCTGGGTCACCCGCACCCCGGACCCCACCGATGGCCGTACGACGCTGGCACAGCTTACCGATGCCGGCTGGGACAAAGTCGTCGAAACCGCCCCCGGCCACGCAGCACAGGCCCGTCGCACGGTGATGGACAACCTAAGCCGCGAGCAAGTTCGTCAACTCACCGAGATCGACAACGAGATCATCAAAGCCATTGAAACCGACGAGCGTTTCGGCGGCCGCTACTAA
- a CDS encoding DNA-3-methyladenine glycosylase, whose protein sequence is MIDFAAPADVVAPQLLGCILTFHGVSVRLTEVEAYLGAEDPASHTHKGPTPRNAAMFGPPGHLYVYASYGIHRNGNIVCAPEGTGQGCLLRGGEVIDGVELAQERRGATDFHNLARGPGNLGKALGLTLEDNHTPVRLQERSAEPEWVSGPRIGISRNKDAPLRFWIPFEKTVSGRRGYPKKN, encoded by the coding sequence ATGATTGATTTTGCAGCGCCTGCCGATGTCGTCGCGCCCCAACTTCTAGGCTGCATCCTCACCTTCCATGGGGTCAGTGTGCGCCTGACTGAGGTGGAAGCCTATCTCGGCGCGGAGGACCCAGCTTCGCATACTCACAAGGGCCCAACGCCGCGCAATGCTGCGATGTTTGGTCCACCAGGGCACCTGTATGTCTATGCGTCTTATGGCATTCACCGCAACGGCAATATCGTGTGTGCACCAGAAGGAACCGGCCAAGGTTGTCTGCTGCGCGGTGGTGAGGTCATCGATGGTGTGGAGCTCGCCCAGGAGCGTCGCGGCGCGACGGATTTCCACAATCTGGCCCGAGGACCGGGAAACCTCGGCAAAGCGTTGGGACTAACTCTCGAAGACAATCACACGCCTGTGCGCCTGCAGGAGCGCTCAGCAGAACCCGAATGGGTCTCTGGACCGCGGATTGGAATTAGCCGCAATAAGGACGCGCCATTACGCTTTTGGATTCCCTTCGAAAAGACCGTCTCCGGACGGCGCGGGTATCCGAAGAAGAATTAG
- a CDS encoding GNAT family N-acetyltransferase, producing MDTSIELRATQESDRTYIARLNFLTETFGDEHGEVSEEFEPEYGFYVESWEPNQGGFIAWDGCIPAGGVWLNWGNEYARGYGHIEEGIPELALAVEGRYKGQGIGTALINAATELARTLRAPGISLSVDPANERAHRLYKHLGFEQEDVYKEHPVLVKRFS from the coding sequence ATGGATACTTCTATCGAACTGCGTGCCACCCAAGAATCTGACCGCACCTATATTGCTCGCCTGAACTTCCTGACTGAGACCTTCGGCGACGAGCACGGTGAGGTCAGCGAGGAGTTCGAACCAGAGTACGGCTTCTACGTCGAATCCTGGGAACCTAACCAGGGCGGCTTTATCGCTTGGGATGGCTGCATCCCGGCCGGCGGGGTCTGGCTGAATTGGGGCAACGAGTACGCCCGCGGCTACGGCCACATCGAAGAAGGCATCCCGGAACTCGCCCTCGCAGTCGAGGGACGCTACAAAGGCCAAGGCATCGGCACCGCGCTCATTAACGCCGCCACCGAACTCGCCCGCACCCTGCGCGCCCCCGGCATCTCACTTTCCGTCGATCCCGCCAATGAACGCGCACACCGCCTCTACAAGCACCTCGGTTTCGAGCAAGAAGACGTCTATAAAGAGCACCCAGTGCTCGTGAAGCGTTTCTCCTAA
- a CDS encoding Crp/Fnr family transcriptional regulator yields MFAGDVIDGTYLVAAGRARITRPTAEGREATLDIAVPGDILGPVSTSPVEATTSCWAMETTCALYLPAADLAQVVDNYPSLALAIMRFQQQRLDRGFVQDSVRMDATVEQRVAEVLQYLADKLGETRPDGSLLLQARLNRDDIAGMAGTTLESASRVLGRFKRAGLIDSGRQWISVQDRGALEELSAL; encoded by the coding sequence ATGTTCGCAGGCGATGTCATTGACGGCACGTATCTGGTCGCAGCAGGAAGAGCGCGAATTACCAGGCCGACTGCAGAAGGTAGGGAAGCGACCCTTGATATCGCAGTACCCGGCGACATCTTAGGGCCGGTGAGTACTAGTCCGGTGGAAGCAACGACGTCCTGCTGGGCAATGGAGACTACTTGTGCTCTTTATTTGCCAGCAGCTGACCTTGCTCAGGTGGTCGACAACTATCCTTCACTTGCTCTGGCAATCATGCGTTTCCAACAACAACGCCTGGATCGCGGATTCGTCCAGGATTCAGTCCGCATGGACGCCACGGTGGAACAGAGGGTGGCTGAGGTCTTGCAGTACCTCGCTGACAAGCTAGGGGAGACCAGACCTGACGGAAGTCTGCTGCTGCAGGCTCGTCTCAACCGAGACGACATCGCCGGAATGGCGGGAACGACACTGGAATCTGCTTCCCGAGTGCTGGGTCGATTCAAGCGCGCCGGGCTGATTGATTCCGGACGACAGTGGATATCCGTGCAGGACAGAGGCGCTTTAGAAGAACTTTCTGCTCTTTGA